From the Panulirus ornatus isolate Po-2019 chromosome 46, ASM3632096v1, whole genome shotgun sequence genome, one window contains:
- the Tom40 gene encoding mitochondrial import receptor subunit TOM40 homolog 1 codes for MGNIQAASPGIPPPAPPQPIPLAVPPVAEEKKSEEGDVGIENPGTMEDLHKKCKDVFPVMFEGGKFMLNKGLSNHFQVSHTINFSTLQPPGYRFGATFVGTQQVSPSEAYPVMLGDVDPSGNLNANIIHQVTPSVRAKFVAQIQQSKWQATQLTMDWRGADHTTSLTLGNIDMINGSGVAVTHYLQQVTKNIALGTELAYQYGSQVPGGHIAVYSLAGRYTGSNFTASGTLGGAGVHLCYYQKATEQLQFGVELETSLRMQESVASMAYQLEIPKANTIFRGTLDSNWTVGAVMEKKLMPLPFTLALSAMLNHPKNQFKLGCGFIIG; via the exons ATGGGTAATATTCAGGCCGCTAGTCCGGGGATTCCTCCTCCGGCGCCTCCTCAACCTATCCCACTTGCCGTCCCACCTGTGGCCGaggagaaaaagagtgaggaagGGGATGTAGGGATCGAAAACCCAGGAACTATGGAAGACCTTCATaagaaatgcaaag ATGTTTTTCCTGTGATGTTTGAAGGCGGGAAATTTATGTTGAACAAAGGTCTCAGCAATCACTTCCAGGTCTCCCATACTATTAACTTCTCCACCTTACAGCCTCCTGGCTACAG GTTTGGTGCTACATTTGTGGGTACTCAGCAGGTGTCTCCTTCAGAAGCGTATCCAGTTATGTTAGGTGATGTTGATCCGTCAGGTAACCTCAATGCTAATATCATACATCAAGTGACACCAAGCGTAAGAGCAAAATTTGTTGCACAG aTACAACAGAGTAAATGGCAAGCAACACAACTTACCATGGATTGGCGTGGTGCAGATCATACAACTTCCTTGACTTTGGGCAACATAGATATGATTAACGGGTCAGGTGTGGCTGTTACTCACTACTTGCAGCAGGTCACCAAAAATATAGCTCTAGGAACAGAATTAGCTTATCAGTATGGTTCACAGGTTCCTGGGGGTCATATTGCAGTGTACTCCCTTGCAGGCAGATATACTG GTAGCAACTTTACTGCCTCAGGCACATTAGGAGGTGCTGGTGTTCACCTGTGTTATTACCAAAAGGCCACCGAACAGTTGCAATTTGGAGTGGAATTGGAAACAAGTTTACGGATGCAGGAATCTGTTGCTTCTATGGCATACCAACTGGAAATTCCGAAGGCTAATACTATATTTAGAG GAACTCTTGATTCCAATTGGACTGTTGGAGCAGTAATGGAGAAGAAGCTAATGCCACTACCCTTCACACTGGCTTTGTCTGCCATGCTTAACCACCCTAAGAATCAGTTCAAACTCGGATGTGGATTTATTATAGGCTAA